GGCTGGTGGAGGGGCAGTAAAAGTTTgacgcagctgctgctccgttTCCGTCCTCGGCTCGGAGGTTTGGGGGGGAAACTCCACTGCCGCACAGCCACCGCTGTCTCCATTTTGCGAATATAGCATCTAGTGTGGCTCGTCTGCTATCTCAGAAGGTTGCACCTCCTTATTCGTTGCCCACTTGATCATGGTAACGATGTGGTCTGCTAGGACCGCTATGCACTCATCAGTGGCTGGTCCCAGAATAAAGGAAGCACAGTGTGCGCGGTCCATATAGAATCGAATTAACCAGGAATCCCAGGAATCGAACAGATGGATCCCCTGTTCCGGAATATCGTTCTCCTCTGAGCTCAGCTCGGAACTCGCCTCCTGGAACGGCATCTGGTTCATCGCGGAGCTTGGCTCATCAAGATCCACCTGCTTCTCCTGCATCTGTGCATGGTGAGCATCTGTGTAACTCTTGATTTGCTTTTCTATCCAGAGCATGGAGGGATTGCGAAAGAAATTGGAGTTACTCTCCCCCGTCCAGTTGGACTGGTATTCATTCTCAAATAGCATATTGGGATCATAGGAGGCGTTGAGGCCGCCCCTGGCGCGTTGATCCAGATTGATGATACTCGTTGAGGATTTGGAATTTGTGCCCTTCCCGAGGCCTTCTTCCTCCGATTTCCCCATTTCATCGACAGCACTCTCCAAGCCCAGCGGCTCCGTTATCTTGGGGAAACTCTCCTCACGGATTCTCACGACGCATTCGTTTGGCGACTCATTCCTTCCAAACAGATTCACCAAACTCTTCTTCACGGTCCGGGGATGAAGCTCCTTGCAAGGATCGGAGGAGGCATACAGAACGTAGCGGTCCGCCGAGCTTCGGTTCAGATAACGATCCCGATACTCTGCGGACAGCTCGGCCACCAGCGATTGTAGGATGTGCGTGTTGAAGTACTTGGTCATCTTGTGATTCGAagaaatttagtttttttttttttttttgtttgataaaATGTTAAAGGTTACGCTTAAGGCCTGAAAGTGAAACTGTTTGGCAGGAATTTCTAAGCATATTTTACACTGAACGCAAAGCAGGCCttggaaaatgcttttgaAACATAGAAGAACTGAAGAAAACCACCATGTGGGTGCTTAAGTAAAATATTAGCaagttaaaaaaattgttttttatgtaaataacaAGTTCATACGttatttgcttaaataataactttagTATGttcaaatttaaacaaataatcatGGCATCATAACATTACAGAGTGCAAGATTACCATTAAAAGTATTTACTCCTACCATTAGCATCCACATTTTCGCACTGTGTACCGCATTTGGCAtctcttaatttaattatgcagaGCAGAGAAATGTCAAGCGGTTCGCGGCTGCTCATCGCCTCGTTTTTACACTCGAACTGAGTCCTGATTGAGGCTGTCCCCGCATTTCTCATGCTTCAGTGCGTCCAATTTGATGGCAAGGTGCCAGGGGTGGCTGTTTCATAGGGGGGGTTTCATTTCTGAGGAGGGCGGAAGTGGGAAGTGGGGTGGAATGGCCGCTCCTCATTCAAATGACCCAACGCAACGTAGCGGCGCACTGATTCTGACAGGCGCCGCCACAGAGATCTCCGCCAGCTAATACtgttttaatatgaaatttcatttcatttcaacgATTGTccaacaatttgttgttgctctcactgccattgttgttgtttttgctgctgtcggtgtctctgctgctgccgttgacATGTCACTGCGATGAAGTTGAAGGTTGCCAGGGGTCGCACAGTGTGCTGGAATGGCTCCATTATCGCCCGATGACCTTGCCCCCCACTCAGAGAAACCAAAATTtaccatttaattttatttataaaaaacgtaaaaatatttaaacaaattcaaCAAACATgcacatttcatattttgttcaatttataattatatttacctCATATTTTTAGAAGGATGTACTAACATACTAACATATATGGatttatatattcaatttttgtgtttatttcaGTGCTTATtacttataattatatatttgtatacatatttttgtatatatcaTGTGTaatgtttattatatttattacagTAATAAATCTATAcaactgaaatattttatttaataaaaaaaattaaatgcactaAAACCCtgttgaaattaaatgaatttttatttttcgaataATACCCGCACAACGGCTTTACCTACGTCTATCTTTAGCTATATCAATAGCAAATACATATTGTCCCACTGTGCAGCTCGGTGGTGGGATTGCAGTGGACTGTGTTGGGCTAGGATTTCGAGGTCTGCCCTTGGTAGCTCGGCCCGAACCCCGTGTGCAGTGATTTGTTTTAggggactgggattgggattggcaTTGGGCATTGGGCACTGGGATTCCGAGTGGAACTGGCAAGAGGGTGCACTTCAGAGGGCGACTGATATCATTCAATGCTTCTAATTTACGGATTAATGAAGGCGCAACTTTACATATGGAAATGCTAGCTGCACCGCGGCGATCGTGGGAAGCGATTAGAGAGTGGTGCGGTGGTTTgatgtggtgtggtgtggtaTAATTGGGATCGGTGGTGCGAGGGAAGGTCCCTTTTAAAGTCGCCCGTCGCATTGTCATTGATGGATTGGGTCATAAATTTGTGATTTGCTAAGCTCGACTGCCATTTTCCAGTCCAGCCGATCACGAAGTCAACTCGtatgaatatttatgcttGGTGGGTAATTTCCAATGTGTGTGGGAGTGTGAAAAGCACagtacgtatgtacatatatttcccTCGGTCAGTTTGAGGTCAAATATTAATGTATTAATGGATCAATGCCAGAATGGAACAATAAATTCAGCTCAGATTCGAGCTAAGGCTTATATCTTTAATACCCTGAGATCCTTGGGGAGTTCCTTCCGCAGTTTCCATGTAGATGGATACAATCCATCTGTCCGCTTCAGTTTTCCAGATCCAGCtcataaaaaatgaaacggGCGTTAGTGGATATACTTGCTAAAGAATTCATTGGTCACCTTTTATTTTGGCCGTTCCCAGAACCAATCACTATCCAAAGGATTGGCACTACAGGGTGTCTCGCTTGTCATACggacatatatgtatatgcccCTCGCATCCCAAAGTGTCCTGCGAACAAAcactaataatattaataacgATTATCGCCCGATGGAAATGAATCTGGCTCGGCATCGGAATCGGATTCAGAGTCATAAATACACGACGCGCACTCACTCACCTCATTCATCCGTCCATTCATCGATAGTATCTCTGCTCCGTAGCGATCCGGGTGGGTCGGGGGCAGAATCCGGGCAGCGGAGCCACGCGACGGCAGTTGCTTATCGCGGGTGACCAGAGAATCGCCACGTGCGATTCCATTGCCAATTCCATTCATAGTTCGGCCAGCTCATGTGTGCCAGCAAACGGGTGATGGGTACGATGGCGGGCAAACAACTAGCACCGAAATAAGTACTATAGCTACTACTATGTTCGTAATATAATATTAGAAACTTATTTTTCACTTGAATAAGTATCAAcatcaacaaatatttttaaaattgtctAGCACTTTAGATAAAACGATGtacttttacattttaaaaatttcaaatcaagTTAAACCTCCCTAAGTCGAGATCCTTGAGATCTAGTCATGTAACATggaatacatatttttaaatgaatgaTGACTGCACTTAAAATCAGTTACCTTCCCAACGATTTTATGCCAAGCCAATTAAGCTACTGAATTGATCGACTGCTAGTCTGCTGCCCGCGGCTGTGCTGAACCACTAGCAACTGCTGGTTGGGCGGCGGGGGACTCGAACCAGGAACAAAGACAGCGACCGGGACCAGCAAATTTGCGTGCAATCGTTTGGCCTGCGTTTTTAATGACTTTTTCGACTCGAGCCGGGTTATGCCAACCCCGACCAACTGGCAACTGGTAACTGGCAATGCATTTAATTCGATTATGAGACGCCGGCTTCCTTGGCATATAATCATTTCGGTGGTGGCTCGTCGAAAAGTAATTGAAACTCCGGCTGTAAGTGGAACGCAGCCAGGCGGTTGCCCCTGCCCCCATCCTCACGTGCGCCGGAGTACAACTAATGTGGGTGTTAACGGTGTGTTAAGTGATTCGCCATTTGTTGTAGGATCGAACCGAACAATCCCAATTCGATGGCGACGTCGACACCCGATAAGTATCGGATTCCTTGGGCACTGAACTGAGCTCGGAGTTCCAAGTACTGGGTGCTGGGTACTGAGTACTTGGCACACACGTTTCACACATATTTCAAGCGCCTTTCACTGCGGATGGAACTTTTTATTTCCGGTTTAAAAACGGATGAAGGCAGTGGCGCACAAATGTATCGACTTACAGTGCAATGTGCCTGCGAGGGATTTGGAAATGCTTGAGGAACTTAAGAGtgtgatttcttttttaaccCCTAAgttctaaaatatattatgatatatctataagaaaataaatactcACAGTTTCATGTTGAAAAACCCTCCTCATTCATATCGCTGTGTGTCCCACTCGTTAATGGGTTAATTTAAAGGTGCAATTTATCTCGATCCTGGAAAGTGTCGTCCCATGTCGCCACCACCCCGGTTTCCCCATTGTTTCCCTATTTTTGTGGCCCCTGTCCGGAGATCGGctaatgaaaactaaaaacttcAATTACCAAAAGAGCCAAATAATGCGTTTTTAAACCCAAAAATGTACGAGTTAAGAGCGTCCAAGAAAATTGTGATAGATGAGGGTTTGGCAATGTTTTTTACGGGCCACTTGTTCGGGACCGCCCCCCCTTGGATGCCCTTCTTTAAACAAAGAGAGTGACCAAAAAGGCGCAACAGCGACCGAaagaaaatggcaataaatcaGGGTAAATAACACACACAAGTACCAGAAGTCccggaaaagggggcggcacGAAAGGGTATTTCGCTCCGAATTTCCCAACGGGgtgattatttaaaattgtgcAACGCATAAATAGAAGTCCAAGttggcaggaggcggcagaTGTGGGACCCAGGTCCGAAATCTTCTGTTTATGCTCTTGTAATTGTGTTTTTAGCTTATTGCCTTTGCTCGGAATTTGTACCGCAGggatacacacacacccactacACACTCGGCCCAGTTCCATCGACATGGTCAACATCAGCTGGGTATCCAAGCCCAAACCTTTTTAACTATGAAATACATTATAGGATGTTTCGCAGAAATGTTCGTCTTTAATGCAATTCAAATGGAGTGTAAGAGATAAAAGACATGAAGAAATCATGCCTCATATCTATGAAATACATTCGGTCCTGTTGGTTTCAATTACATCAATTCGAAGAATAATCGTCAAACAAGCGGATCATATGGGACTCGTGAATACCTTTCATCAATTGAATCACATATACACCACTTGACATTATGTTGTGGATGCGGACTTTGATATCCTTTCGTAGTACAGTGTTCTCCAGATGCTCCATGCCGTGTAGGATATTTATGTAAGGTGGTATATTTACGTAAGGCCTACGTGTTCCCAATATTTCAAATCTAAAGGCCAGATCGTGCTGAATTTTCTCAAACTCATAACAGAATGTCAGATTGTTCTTGCTTGTATACTCGGTGACGCCGAAGTCCACAAAGTAGATACGGTAACGGCCGCGAAATATGTCAACGATTTTGGCGCGATAATATCGCCCCTGATATGGGGCCAGAACCATGTCCCAGACGCGGAAATCACCTGTGCCCCTTTTCATAACACCCTTGCTCCACGTAGGCACTGCTGGATCATCAGCGAATCGGGCGTAGAACTCGGCATGGCTAACGATCCTGGTGACATGGACGCGTACAATGCTGCCCCGTTCGCGACATTTGGGCTTATACCGTGCAACAAATTTGGCCACATCCCGAACGTTCGCATCCATGTTTCCGTGCCCATCGCCTCTAACCACAAggggtggtggttggtggcGTGGAGTGTACCGGATGTCGTCCACCAACAGTTCGAGGCCATTACTGCCGAGGACGCGCAGTCTAACATTATGGGTAATAAATACCTCATTGACCAGGCGGCATTTGATCGTTAGCGCCGGCAGCTTCTTAAGATTATCGGGCAGCGCGAAGATGCGCTCCATGCCGGACAAGTTGGTATATTTGGCATCGTCGATCATATAGGCACAGTAGCCCATGGGGTAATCGGGGGCGTTGATGGCGACGCGAGAGATGCGATTCTTGGCTTTGTCGTAAAATGCAAAGATTTCGCCATAGTTGGGCAGCTGCTCCAGTTCCTGCAGATGCACCTGCCCCTCGGCTAGACATTTCAACAGCTTGGAGCCTTGTCCATTGATGGCCACGTAAAAGACCGGTAGGATCTTGAGCAGCACGGTGCCGGTTAACACGCGTCCTATAGGAATTTCCCCGATTTGGTCCATGATTTTGTAGAAGGTTCCCACAACGGACAGAAGGTGACCGCCAAGGGGAGGACACAGGGGGCTCTTCCGCGGATTCAGTGccaaattgtttagcctctCCTTTGAGTTGACGCATTTATTCACCGCCCAGATGGGCTGAAGCAGGCAGTTGGACATGGTTTGTGTTTCCACCGACTGTTGAGTTACCACCAGATTGGAAGTGCCTCCTTCCATATTATATTATTCCTTCCTTCAAAATCTGCTTAAAATTTCTGGGAGTAATTTTGGCAATTCTTGGCGTTGTCAAAAAGGACAGTATCAGGGTAGCACTTCTATGAGTTATCGTGCTTTCGATATCGATAGATCGAATTGGCTAAGCTAGCAACGTCTGTGTATTGAAACACTGACGATCGAGTGATTTTGAGTGAAAGCTTGTAGCAGGGCGcgaaaaaaacacatatttgatcattttatttttttaagacAATAAAATTTGCGCTTATTCGCAAATTATATCAAAAttcttgtttgtgtttggaATTAGATGTACCTAATTTTgtgaagtaaataaaaatgtatagtaTTCACAATATACTTATATGCTGATTAAAAATGCTGATTATTTAAGGGCACTACAAATAATTGCCAGTTCAGTAAGCTTCAATTTTATCAGCAATCGGATTGTGTTTTGTTGCGCACTGTACTAAAAAGTAGGACCGTACTTAAGGATTTACCTGAAATGCGGCCACACAACATTTAGATTAGCTTTCTGGGTTCGAAACCAAATGAGAGGGGTGGAAGAGGGGTCAGCTGATTTCGACTAGATATCGATAGTGACGCCAAAGTCGAGCTGCCGAAATGTCGCAAGTTGGGCAATTGCATCCGAAATCTCCGCCAGCAAcggctggagcaggagcaggatctCCCCAAGCAGCCGCTTCGGTGGCCGTGGCGGCCGATGCCAACGAAACGGAGCTCATGGTAAAGGTGATCATGGACATGGGTTATCCGGAGGGCGAGGCTCGCCTGGCGCTGGcccagagcaacaacaacgtgcAGCGGGCAGTGCAGATCTTGGTGGAGGGAATGGATGACGGCGAGTCGCGCAAGAGGCGTGGCAATCGCATGCGATTAAGGCAACTGAGCAGCTCCCTCATGGGGAATCCACTTGCCACGGATGAAGCCATCGTCCAGATGATGCGGGATCAGAGGATCGCACAGGCGCTGGCCGAGTTGGTGAACGGCAGCAGTGTGCAGGCCATGGAACTGCTGCTGACCGAGGAAGAGGATGAGCCCGAGGACGAGATgtcggaggaggagcagctggaaaCCAGCCAGGAGCAGTCATCCTCATCTGCCGATGGCTCTTCGCCTAGCAACTGAAAGGGTTAGTTAGTACTGCTTACATCTATTAGTTTAAGTTTTAGATATATGAGAATGTTAGTTTTCAAGTCTCCTGAAGTTAAAACAAGTTCTTTATAAGTACGTTTTCAGTTTGCTATTATGTCTTAAATATTCCATTAACGTTATAGtaagtgtatgtatgtatatcagAGTAATTAATATTGTTAGTAATCCACCAACGAAGGTTTCCACGTTAAGGcgttaaatgtttatttgatatttgaaaAGTGTCATCAATTTAAAAGTATACTTATATTTAAGTTCAGTTTACAATTATGGAATTTCgtgaatatttgcattaaaGATATTGCTAAGGTTTTTGTGAAGATGAATCCTTGTTGTTCCTTTTGGCAATCTTCTGATTGAAACTCCTAgtcaaatttttatataataaataagtaaacttTGAACAGCTATAGATTTTTTCCAAATAACCTAACAGTTTGCAAAGTaccattattttttttattattattattgtcaATTAAGAGCAGTATGTGGAATCAGGGCAGTTCGAGGATGATGTTACCTGATGTGCTGGTCCCTGAAACGTTTGGGTTCACCCCCAGCCATCGGGAGACATTAAATGCACTAGGGCCACCCAGGCCAATTTCCCCCGAgcactttgttgttgttttggcggATGTGACTCCGGTCAAGGAGCGGAAGAAGCCGGAACTgaaagcaatagcaacaacaaccctGTGGCAACAGCAATGCGCAGCTTGTCAACCCTTTTCGGCCCGATGATTAATGAtcgctcttttattttttcaactCCAGCGTTTTGTACTGATTTCAATTTACCGCCTTTGCTCACAGTTCTTGGGCGTAGATTGGAGTACATATAGTGCATCCCCCGGATTGCCGTGGGCAAGGGGAAGAGGGGTATTTCGCAGTTGAAaaattctaattaattttGACTTGCAACCGTTGACACTGTCAGCCGCAGCCACGTAACCCACCCAGCGTTTATCGCGTTTGATCGGCGTTGCGGCGCACCGCAAACTACAGAAGGCGTCAACCCCTGGACGTCCGTCGTCCGTCGTCCGATTCCTGAATACTCCGGTGCTCCGCTCCGGTGACTGCTGCTCCACACAGTCGGAACTCGAGGCGTAGGCGGCGCCGTCTCATTTATCAAGGGCAGCCAACTGTCGCCGCTCTTTTTGGGCTGTCTGGGGTTAAGATTGCGCGGGTTAAGTCAGATTGCAGATTGCACAGCGAAAAAGTATGGCAATATATTGAAAAGAAATCTGTGTTCTGTGTGCGTTTTTATATTAATGACGAATGAATGATGAACAATGCCAGTCAGAATAATGCTTAGTTAGGTAACTATTCGTATAGCTATTTATCTTGACACATAAGAAACACTCAATGAGTTTGTACCCTTTGGGATATCAAAGATGGAACTCTGATGGTGctcttcgtcactacgtggatACTCTGGTATTGCAAACATGTTAATGCTTTTAAGAGGAGGTTTTTTTCATGCTTTCACATAGGATCTTTCATTTGATCCATTGCAACTCACATTCTCAGGCATATGTATGTTGACCATTGACCTTTCACAGTGTGAACCCGATAAGGTAGCGTATTCCGAACCCTACGAGTATTTCAGCACGTTCGATAAGAACCGATTCGATCGGGGTTTTTCTACCCGTGCGTTTcgagttcggttcggttcggtttgggttCGCTGGACTTTAAAAGGCAATTGTCACGGCCCGTAAATTAGATGTGGAGAAATCCGTAATTCGATACTGCGATGACGTCGCTGACAATGGCATGCAATCAGGCCTGGTTGTCCGTCGACCATTACCTTTGCCGCTTGTTAACTTCGTTTGCATAAACAGTTCGGGAGGCGGGTCGGGGataaagggggcggggcattATCAATATGTTGACAACAAGGCAGCAATAATAATTGCAATAACAATTTGCCGCGAACCCAAGAAGCGTG
This Drosophila simulans strain w501 chromosome X, Prin_Dsim_3.1, whole genome shotgun sequence DNA region includes the following protein-coding sequences:
- the LOC27207376 gene encoding uncharacterized protein LOC27207376; translation: MEGGTSNLVVTQQSVETQTMSNCLLQPIWAVNKCVNSKERLNNLALNPRKSPLCPPLGGHLLSVVGTFYKIMDQIGEIPIGRVLTGTVLLKILPVFYVAINGQGSKLLKCLAEGQVHLQELEQLPNYGEIFAFYDKAKNRISRVAINAPDYPMGYCAYMIDDAKYTNLSGMERIFALPDNLKKLPALTIKCRLVNEVFITHNVRLRVLGSNGLELLVDDIRYTPRHQPPPLVVRGDGHGNMDANVRDVAKFVARYKPKCRERGSIVRVHVTRIVSHAEFYARFADDPAVPTWSKGVMKRGTGDFRVWDMVLAPYQGRYYRAKIVDIFRGRYRIYFVDFGVTEYTSKNNLTFCYEFEKIQHDLAFRFEILGTRRPYVNIPPYINILHGMEHLENTVLRKDIKVRIHNIMSSGVYVIQLMKGIHESHMIRLFDDYSSN
- the LOC6740201 gene encoding uncharacterized protein LOC6740201, coding for MSQVGQLHPKSPPATAGAGAGSPQAAASVAVAADANETELMVKVIMDMGYPEGEARLALAQSNNNVQRAVQILVEGMDDGESRKRRGNRMRLRQLSSSLMGNPLATDEAIVQMMRDQRIAQALAELVNGSSVQAMELLLTEEEDEPEDEMSEEEQLETSQEQSSSSADGSSPSN
- the LOC27209321 gene encoding uncharacterized protein LOC27209321; protein product: MTKYFNTHILQSLVAELSAEYRDRYLNRSSADRYVLYASSDPCKELHPRTVKKSLVNLFGRNESPNECVVRIREESFPKITEPLGLESAVDEMGKSEEEGLGKGTNSKSSTSIINLDQRARGGLNASYDPNMLFENEYQSNWTGESNSNFFRNPSMLWIEKQIKSYTDAHHAQMQEKQVDLDEPSSAMNQMPFQEASSELSSEENDIPEQGIHLFDSWDSWLIRFYMDRAHCASFILGPATDECIAVLADHIVTMIKWATNKEVQPSEIADEPH